Proteins encoded by one window of Marixanthomonas sp. SCSIO 43207:
- a CDS encoding stage II sporulation protein M, whose protein sequence is MREAAFAKQNKDKWLKFESVLRNNIQIDPDELSSLYVEVTDHLSYAQTFYPNSNTANYLNSLSVLAHQKIYKTKRESRNRFITFYTKEFPLFFAKYHKQLVISFVTFLLFSIVGAYSATTDGDFVRLIMGNGYVNMTLANIEKGDPMAVYKKMEALDMFLGITINNIKVALYAFTLGVFLSIGTLAILMRNAVMLGSFQYFFYDKGLLWESARTIWIHGTIEISVIIVAGCAGLVLGNSILFPGTYTRLQSFVRGAKDGIKILISTIPFFIIAGFLEGFVTRHTEMPDWLAILIISGSLSLILFYYVIYPIKLKRKHEQ, encoded by the coding sequence ATGCGCGAGGCCGCATTTGCGAAACAAAATAAAGACAAATGGTTAAAATTTGAAAGCGTTCTTCGGAATAATATTCAAATTGATCCCGATGAATTAAGTTCATTGTATGTAGAAGTGACTGATCACCTTAGTTACGCACAGACCTTTTACCCTAATAGTAACACAGCAAATTACTTAAATAGTCTTTCTGTTTTAGCACATCAAAAAATTTATAAAACCAAAAGAGAGTCTCGCAATCGATTTATCACTTTTTACACCAAAGAGTTTCCACTTTTTTTTGCAAAATATCATAAACAGTTAGTTATTTCATTTGTAACGTTTTTGCTTTTTTCTATAGTTGGTGCATATTCTGCCACTACAGACGGTGATTTTGTACGCTTAATTATGGGCAATGGCTACGTTAATATGACGCTTGCCAATATTGAAAAAGGTGATCCTATGGCCGTTTATAAAAAAATGGAGGCATTAGATATGTTTTTGGGCATTACCATTAATAACATCAAGGTGGCATTATATGCATTTACACTTGGTGTCTTTTTAAGTATTGGTACATTGGCAATACTTATGCGTAATGCTGTAATGCTAGGATCTTTTCAATATTTCTTTTATGATAAAGGATTACTTTGGGAATCTGCCAGGACAATCTGGATTCACGGTACTATAGAAATTTCAGTAATTATAGTTGCTGGTTGTGCAGGTCTCGTTTTAGGAAACAGTATTTTATTTCCCGGAACCTATACACGTTTACAATCTTTTGTGAGAGGTGCCAAAGATGGAATTAAAATATTAATAAGCACCATACCTTTTTTTATTATAGCAGGCTTTCTAGAAGGATTTGTAACACGCCATACCGAAATGCCAGATTGGCTCGCTATTTTAATCATAAGCGGTTCTTTAAGCCTCATTTTATTTTACTACGTTATTTACCCTATTAAATTAAAAAGAAAACATGAACAATAA
- a CDS encoding RDD family protein encodes MDNFQIETAQNVNIVQNVAGVGDRILAYLIDSTIMVIYVILIFILFTAVSISSPDMVLSLTIGLPLFLYHLLWEMFWNGQSPGKAVMKIRVVKLDGSKPAFSNYCIRWLLRLIDISILGGAVALVVILFNGKGQRLGDIAASTTVISEKKTISFAQTILADIPENYMPEFPQVTVFSDSEMQTIKNLFQQAKIKGNHNVILKLSKRVSKVMDVSFETTPIVFIDTVIKDYNYYTQQV; translated from the coding sequence ATGGATAATTTTCAAATAGAAACTGCGCAAAATGTAAATATTGTGCAAAATGTAGCTGGGGTGGGCGATCGCATATTGGCGTATTTAATAGATTCTACCATCATGGTTATTTACGTGATATTAATTTTTATTCTTTTTACGGCTGTTAGCATATCATCACCAGATATGGTTCTTAGCTTGACCATTGGACTTCCTTTATTTTTGTACCATCTGCTATGGGAAATGTTCTGGAATGGTCAAAGTCCAGGTAAAGCAGTTATGAAAATTCGTGTTGTAAAACTTGATGGATCAAAACCTGCATTTTCAAATTACTGTATACGTTGGTTATTACGCCTTATAGATATATCAATTTTAGGTGGTGCAGTAGCTTTAGTCGTTATTCTCTTCAACGGAAAAGGGCAGCGTTTGGGTGATATAGCTGCTTCAACTACAGTTATTTCTGAAAAGAAAACCATTAGTTTTGCTCAAACCATTTTGGCAGATATACCCGAAAACTACATGCCTGAGTTTCCTCAAGTAACCGTTTTTAGTGATTCAGAAATGCAAACTATAAAAAATTTATTTCAACAAGCTAAAATTAAAGGAAATCATAATGTAATTTTAAAGCTCTCAAAACGAGTGTCTAAAGTAATGGATGTTTCCTTTGAAACAACCCCTATTGTATTTATAGATACCGTAATCAAGGATTATAACTATTATACACAGCAGGTATGA